One genomic region from Myripristis murdjan chromosome 7, fMyrMur1.1, whole genome shotgun sequence encodes:
- the LOC115362418 gene encoding PRA1 family protein 3-like, with protein MARMELAPLRPWDDFFPGADRFAKPDFADLTKWNNRVISNLLYYQTNYFAVAIVVFLIVGFLNPFGMFLGGAVVTLVFMGSVWAGENKAMIKNFKRKNPTLFVFGVMITSYFLLSLCGGVMVFIFGITFPLLLILVHASLRLRNMKNRLENKIEGVGLKKSPMGIILDLLDQQEERMNKIQDFIESKLKE; from the exons ATGGCAAGGATGGAGCTTGCACCACTCAGACCATGGGATGATTTCTTCCCCGGAGCGGACCGCTTTGCCAAACCCGACTTCGCAGATTTAACCAAATGGAACAACAGAGTGATCAGCAATTTGTTGTACTACCAGACAAATTACTTCGCCGTGGCCATCGTGGTCTTCCTGATTGTGGG GTTCCTGAACCCATTTGGCATGTTTCTGGGAGGAGCTGTGGTGACTCTGGTCTTCATGGGTTCAGTGTGGGCCGGAGAGAACAAGGCCATGATCAAGAACTTTAAAAGGAAGAACCCCACTCTGTTCGTCTTTGGGGTCATGATCACCAGTTATTTCCTGCTGTCGCTGTGTGGCGGAGTGATGGTCTTCATCTTTGGAATCACCTTCCCTTTGCTGT TGATCCTGGTCCATGCTTCACTGAGACTGCGCAACATGAAGAACAGACTGGAGAACAAGATTGAGGGCGTCGGGCTTAAGAAGTCACCTATGGGCATCATCCTGGACCTCCTGGATCAACAGGAGGAGAGAATGAACAAGATTCAGGATTTCATTGAAAGCAAACTTAAGGAGTAA